The Mesoterricola silvestris sequence TTCCGTGCAGGGCCGGTTGCCGGAAATACCCCCCGGGGCTTCCGGCGAGGAGGGCTCCGCCGGCGGCCAGGGTGAGGAGGAAGGGATTGCCCATGGGGACCTCGCTGTGCGTTTCGGATAAGTCAGCCTAAGGCAGGGCGGGACGGTGGAAACGCGCCAATGACGGGTGGCCCAGGGGAAATCTGCGAAGTGGTCCTTCACCGGGGACCGCCCCCGTGGAGAAATCTCCCCATCCCCGCGATCCCCCATCCAGCCTCCATCCCGGCCTGCCCAACGCCCCACCCACAGGAGAAAGCGAATGAGCACATTCCATCGGCACTTGGCTACCCTCGCCCTGACCGGTCTCGCCCTCGCGCCGGGCGCTTTCGCGGCGGCCCCCGCGGAGGCTTCCCCCGTGGAGGTGCAGTTCAAGCTGCGCTCCGCCCTGGGCATCGCCCATTCCCAGGACCATCTCACCCGGAAAACCCTGGGCTGCGGCCTGGAGGTGGGCTTCAACACCTCCGCGGGCCGGTTCAGCGCCGAACTGGGCTACCAGTACAAGCCCGGGGACCAGTACCGCGAGGACGTGTCCACGTTCCCCGTGGCCCCGGGGGCCAACCCGGCCGATCCGAAGGCTTCGGTGGACAGCCGCAAGACCCAGCTCGATGGGCTCACGCTGCGCCTGGCCTACGGACGGGAGCTCCGGGGGGCCTGGGCCTGGCAGGCGGGTGTCCAGATCGGCGGCTCCCGGTTCCGCCAGGAGTACCTCGCCGATGTGGCGGACGCCAACTGGTCCACCTGGGAGGACACCTACCACGGCACCCTCACCCATTCCACGGTCTCCGTCTCCCCCTACCTGGGCCTGGTCTTCCGGGTGAATGAAGGGTCCAGCGTCGAGCTCAACCTCCTCGGCCTCCGGTACACGTCGGCCAACTACGTGCACGTGGGGGGCACCGTCCCCGGCTGGGGCGAGGGGCACACCGGGTCGGATTCCGTGGCCCTGAAGAGCCGCATGATCCCCCACGTCGAAATCGCCTACGCGATCCGCTTCTAAGCCGACCCCCGACCCAGGAGATACCCCATGCGCAGACATTGTTCGTTCGCCCAGCTCACCTCCGTCGCCCTGGTCCTCGCCACGGGCAGCTTCGCCTGGTCACAGCAGGCCACGGGCCAGCTCACCGGCGAGGTGCGGGATCAGGCCGGGGCCCCGGTTCCCAGGGCCCGGATCATCCTCTCCTCCCCGGCGCTCTTCTCCCCCCGCACGCTCCAGGTCTCCCCCAAGGGGGAATGGCGCGCCGTGGGGCTGCCCCCCGGCACCTACCGCATCCAGGCCCTCGCCGACGGTTTCGTCGGCAGCGAGGCGCGGGATGTCCGCCTCGGCCTGGGCGCCAGCGTCTCCCAGAACCTCCAGCTCAAGGCCGTGGCCGCGGCGACGGCCACGGTGGAGGTGATCGAGGGCCAGCAGGAGCTGGACAAGAACGACACCAAGACCTACGTCAACTTCTCCGCCGACAAGCTGGAGGCCGTATCGGTGGACCGCGGGTTCGCGGGCGCGGCCAACCTGACCCCGGGCGTGAACCTGGGGGCCAACGGCTACTTCGCCGTGCGCGGCGGCACCACCATGGACACGGCCTTCCGCATCAACGGCACCGACATCCAGGACGACTACCAGGGTTCGGTGGTGGGCAAGTACTACATCGAGGACAACATCGAGGACGTCCAGGTGATGCTGTCCCCCCTCAACGCGCGCTTCGGGCGCAACACGGGCGGCGCGGTCAACGCCGTCACCAAGTCGGGCAGCAACACCTTCGCGGGATCCCTGCGGGCCACGGTCTCCAAGGCCAGCTGGAACGCCTCGAACCCCTTCACCTCCGCCAACCACACCCAGGAGGGCCCCACGAACCGGGAGTACCAGTTCACGGTCTCGGGCCCCATCATCCGGGACCGGCTCTGGTTCTCCCTGGGAACCATCGCCACCCCCGCCAGCACGGAGAGCGCGTCCTGGTCCGCCGTCACGCCCACCCCGGTCCTGCAGCGCACCCTGAACGCCAACATCGACGGGGTCCTGGCGGCGGGGCCTTCGGCCCTCGGATCCGCCTCGGGGTACGCCCCCCAGATGTTCCCGGGCATCCACTTCTACAACCAGCAGACCAAGGAATCCTATTACGACGGCAAGCTCACCGGACAGATCTTCGACAACCACACGCTGGAGGTCTCGTACGTCCGGAGGACCCTGGACATCTCCAACCGCGGGGCGTGGTGGTCGGACGTGCCCATCCTCCGCCGGGCCAACGCCACGACCCAGAAGGACAAGAACAGCGCCCTGAACGTGAACTACCGCGGCATCCTGTCCTCCAGCACCTTCCTGGAGGCCGGCTTCAACCAGAAGCTGTGGAGCATGACGCCGCCCCAGGGCGACCCCGCCTACGGCAACCAGGGCGCGCTGTACGTCTACGGCGACGCGCCCACCGGCTTCAAGCAGTACAACTTCCTGGGCGCGCCGTTCACCTACGGGACCGCCCCCAGGGAAGAGCGCAACAACAAGCACGTCTGGGCGAACCTGAACGCCTTCCTGGACGCGGGCACCAGCAAGCATGAACTGGACCTGGGGTTCGAGTACTACAACACCTCCCACGTGGAGGGAACCCAGTTCGGCGCCGACAACGTCATCGCCCGGGTGGGCGGGACCTACCAGCAGGCCGGAACCGAGAACTACCTCTTCCCGACCCTCATCTGGACGGGCACCAACCGGTTCGGCCAGAGCCCCAACGGCCGGATCGGGATCGCGCCCACGCTGCGCACCTACACCGGCAAGGACGGCACGAGCAAGAACGATTCCTATTCCGCCTACCTCAACGACAACTGGACGATCAACGCCCACTGGCAGGTCATGGGGGGGATCCGGGTGGACGCCCAGCGGGTGTATGACATCGACGGGGCGCGCCTGGCTTCCGCCACCGAGATCTCGCCCCGGTTCCAGGTGCGCTTCGACCTGGGCGGCGACAACAAGCGCCTGGTGACCCTCACCGCCGCGCGGTTCGGGGGGGACTTCACGACGGCCTTCACCTCCGCCTTCGTGAAGAGCGCCAGGAGCGCCTACACGGGCTTCGGCTGGTCGGGCATCGGCAACCAGGCCCTGCCGGGGACCTCCGGGGACCTGGTGAACGGGGCGCAGGCCTACGGCGTGCGCTTCGTGGATTTCGCGCAGATCATGAACCCGGCCAACTACACCGGCAACAACGGCGCCACCGCCTTCGAGGCCTGGGATTCCTCCAAGGTCTACAAGCTCGCGGACAACCTCAAGCCGTCCCACATGGACGAGATCACCCTGGGGTACCGCCGCAATTTCGACAACGGGGATTTCGCCCGCGTCACCGCCGTCTACCGCCAGTGGAAGCAGATCTGGGCCTTCTCCACGGACTACGCCGCCGATACGATGGTGGCCATCGAGGACCCCAGCGGCAGGCTGGCCACCCAGTACACCCCCAGGATCGACGTCTTCAACTCCAGCGACCTCTACCGCCGGTACACCGACCTGGAATTCGAATTCAAGCAGACCCTTTCCCGGGTCTGGTCCCTGACCGGAAGCTACACGTACGGACGCCTCGTGGGCAATGCCGAGGACGGCCAGAGCTCCTCCTCGTCCTTCCGGGACACGAGCACGACGGCCTACTATTCCCAGCGCCGGGCCCTGACGGCCATGGGGGTTCCCGAATCCCAATTCGCCCCCAGCGGGCGGCTGATGAACGACCAGAGCAACCGCGGCCGCCTGGTCCTCCTGGCCACCTACCCCGTGGGCAAGGGCACCGTGACCGCGTCGTGGGTGCTGCAGTACGACGCCGGCACCACGTGGTCGGCGACCAATCAGGCACCCCTCGCCGGCCTCATGCCCACCCCCGCCCACACCGTGGCGGCCCCCACGATCTACACCAAGTACTGGGACGGAAGGGGGGCCTACACCAACAACGACTACTATTCCTGCAACTTCAAGCTCGGATGGTCCTTCCCCCTGGGCGCGGGGCTGCCGGTGGTCTTCGGGTCCGTGAGCGTGCAGAACCTCTTCAATCACATCCTGCAGACGGGCTACGACTCCGGGAGCATCTGGTACTACTCCAATGGAACCAACGCCCTCTACGTGGACAACGCCAACTTCGGCCAGGCCAACCCGGCGGTTTCCAATTTCTGGAATGACGGTCGCTCCTATATCGGGACGCTTGGACTCCGGTTCTAGCGATGGCGCCCCGCTCCCTTCCCGCTCGCCGGGCTCCCGGGATCCTGGCGGCCCTGCTCCTCCTTGGGGGAGCGGGGCTCCGGGCCCAGGAAACGGTGGAGGGCCTCTACGGGGCCCCTTCGCCCCGCATGGCTGAATGCCGGCGGGTGGCCCAGGCGGACCTGGAACGCCGGTTGGCCGGTACCGAGGCCTCCCGGGCCCGACTCCCCTTCGGGGTGCGGTCCGCCGGGGAACTCCAGGACGCCGCCCTGGGGTTCGGATTCGAGGTGTTCACCCTCTCCGCCCGGGCCCTGCGGGCCCGGGGCGGCGTGGAGGCCGCCCTGGAGTCCGCGGGGATCTACCGGTTCGCGGTGCTCGCCGGGGGCCGGACCGTGGGGCTCCTGACCGTGGCGACCGTGGAGGGCCGTCCGAAGGTGGTGGAGGTGGGGAGCGGAGCCCTGGCCGGCATCCTGGATTCCCTCGGCCGCCTCCACCTGGGGGATGGCACCTCCCGCCTGCGGTTCGTCCGGGTCCCCGAACTCCACCAGGATTTCCTGGAAGTGGCGCGGTCCGGGGCCGCGCCGGTCTATGAGCGGATCACGCCCCCGGGCAAGGCCATCACCGGGACCGAGCTCCGGAATCTCCTTCCCTGACGCAACCCGCCCTTTCGGGAGGATCCATGGTCTTCTTCAGGAGGCTGGCCGCCCCGGCCCTGGCCCTCGCTCCGCTCATCCTGTCCCTCCACTGCGGCGGCGGCGCCAAGGACCCGGCCGCCCCTGCGCCCGGGCGCAAACAACTGGCGTGCGCCGAACGCATCCAGGAACACAGCGAATGGTGCTGGGCCGCCTCCAGCGCCAGCATCCTGACCTGCCTGGGGACGCCCGTCCAGCCCTGCGAGGTGGTGAACCAGGTCCGGAACATCACCTACGCCTGCGGGAACCCGACCTTTGCCTGGGCGGACACCACCGCCAACGGCCCGATCGAGGCCCTGTACGGGCCGGCCCCCAGCGTCTCCACCCTCATGGGCCACTACGGGCATCCCGGAACCGGCCGGGCCTCGGCCCTCACCTTCGCCCAGGCCCAGGCGGAAATCGACGCCGGCCGGCCCTTCTTCGTCAATTGGGCCTGGTCGTCGGGCGGGGGCCACATCCTGGCGGGCATGGGGTGGGACACCTCGGCGGGGGAGGAGGAACTGATCCTCATGGATCCCTGGCCCAACGAAGGGATCAAGGTCGTCTCCTACGCCTGGGCGGTGTCCGGGGCGGACCCGGGCGGGGGCGGGGGAACCCACACCTGGAAATGGACCCTCACCGTGAATCCCTGACCGGCGGTCAGCGCGCGGCCGCCATGCGGCGGACGATCTCCTCCAGCTCGGCCTCCCTGTGGGAGGCGAATCCCAGGCGCAGGGCCTGCACCGGCTTGCCTTCGAACTGGTAGCGGGTGCCCGCCGAGAAGGCCACGCCGTGCTTGACCGCGCGCTCCGCCCAGCGCCCCACGTCCAGGCCGTCCCGCACCTGGACCCAGATGGCCATGCCCACCTCCGGCAGGACATGGCTCACGGCATTCCCCAGGTGCGCCTTCAGGGCGGCGTCCAGGGCGTTGCGCCGGGCCAGGAGGGTGGTCCTCAGCCGGGACAGGTGGCGGCCGAATTCGCCTTCCAGGTAGAGGCCCGTCATGGCCCCTTCGAAGACGGGATCCGCGCCCAATTCCCGGTGCCAGGGGCTCGCCTCCAGGTGGTCGATGAGGGGCTTGGGCCCCAGGATGAAGGCCAGGGGCAGGCCCGGGAAGAAGGCCTTGGTGAAGGAGCCCAGGTACACGACGTTGCCCCCCCGGTCCTCCCCCGCCAGGGGCATGGGGGCCGCGGCGCCGTACTGGATCCCCGATTCGGCGTCGCATTCCAGGAGCGCGGCCCCCTGCTTTTCCGCCCAGGCCAGCAGGGCCCGGCGCCGGGCGGGGGCCAGGGGCACCGTGGTGGGGTACTGGCACCGGGGCGACAGGAGGACGGCCCGGATGGGCAGCCGCGCCGAGGCTTCCTGGAGGGCCTCCACGCAGAGGCCCCCGCCGTCCACCGGGATGGGTTCGAGCCGCGCCCCCGCCTGGCGGAGGATGCCCCAGTGCCGGCTGGACCCCAGGTCCTCCACGGCCACCACGTCCCCCGGAGCCAGGATGGCGCTGGCCGCCATCTGGAGGGCCGCCTCGAAGCCCCCCGCCAGCAGGAGGTTGCCCGGGGCCCCCGCGAGGCCCAGGGTCTGTCCCAGGAGTTCCAGGATGCAGGTGCGCAGGTGGGCCTCGCTCACGGCGTCCCGCTGGCGGGGGCGGGCCGAGGCGCGGGATTCCATGGCCTTGCGGTAGGCCCTGGCCAGGGCCAGGGTGGGCAGCATGCGGGGGTCCACCTGCCCGGTGAGGCAGGTGAAGACCGTGTCCGGGAGGCGCTCGACCCGGGGCGCCTCGGGGAGGCTGAAACCCAGGCGCTCACCCCGCGGCGCGGCCCCCCGGTGGTCCGGGGGGAGCGGGTCGGCCACATAGCTGCCGCTGCCGCCCCGCCCCTGCATGAAGCCTTCCGCGGTCAGTTCCGCGTAGGCGTCCAGCACCGTGTTGCGGCTCACCCCGAGGCTCCCGGCCAGGGTCCGGGTGCTGGGGAAGCCATCGCCGGGCTGGAGCCTGCCGTCCCGGATGGCGGCCTTGAGCCCGTCCACGATCTGGAGGGTGATGGGCTGCCCCGAGGCCGCGTCCAGGTTCAGGTCGATCCGCTTGTTCCGCATCAGGCCGCTCCCCGGGAGGCCGGGTCCAGCCACCGTTCCCAGGCCGGGTCCGGGAACAGGGCTCCGGCCATGACCGACCGCCGGGACCCCAGTGCCTTCAGGGCGTCGATGGACGGCCGGTGGGGCCCCGGGGGGACCAGGCGGAAATGCGCGAGGCCGAATTCCGCGAGGCCCGTGCGGGCATCCACGGGCCACCGGCGCAGTTCCAGCGCCTGGAGGCGGTGGGCGGCCCAGGTGCCCTGGCGCGCGGCGGCGGAGGCGTCCAGGCCCCGCGGGAGGGCGTACCGCACCTCCTGGACCGCCGCCAGGACGAGGGCGTAGAGGGGATAGCCCGCGTTGGCCCGCCCCATGGCCTCCCCCAGGGCCGCCCTCCGGCAGGCCCGCAAGGCGGGGCGGGGGTCCCTCCCCCGGCGGAAGGCCTGCTGGGCCTCCAGGAGGGCCCGGTGGCAGGGCAGGAACCGGGGGATGCGGTTGTAGGCGCTTTCCAGCTCGTTGCCGGGGATGCCGGCCACGTACGCGGCCGCCCGGTCCAGGGCCGGCCCCGGATCCCCGCCCGCGTCCGCATCGAGCTGGGCCTGGGCCAGGAGGTTCCAGGACCTCACGAAGGGGAGGCTCCGGAGGAGGCCCGCCTTCTCGTTCAGGCCCTCCAGCAGGGCCAGCCCCTCGCGAAGGGCCGCCCGCGCGGCCGCGGGGTCCCCCCACAGCCGCTCCAGTTCCGCGTGGTAGGTCAGGCGCTCCCCCAGTTCGCCCATCTCCGGGGCCCGGTCCCCCTGGGCCTGCTGGCGAAGGGTCTGGAGGTCCAGGGAGGCCCGCATGTGGGCGAGCATCTCCCGGGAGGCCGGCCGGGGATCGATTCCCGCCTCCTGCTGCAGGTCCACGGTGTTCCACAGGGAATAGGCGTAGGCCCGGTTCAGGTACGGATTGAGGGGATGGCGCTGGACCAGGTCGCGCAGGGCCCCGGTGGCCTGGGAGACGAGGTCCGGGAGACCGGGGCTCCGGCGCCGGAAGGCGTGCTCGGATTGGGTGTTCAGGGCCCAGCCCAGGGCCGCCTGGGTGATGCCCTGGCCGGGATCCAGGTCGAAGGCGTGATGGGCATCGGCCAGCATCCGGGCGATCTCCCCCTCCTGGTTCCGGGAGGCCTCGGCGGGATCCCGGTGGCTGATGAGCACGCAGCGGAGGAGGGAACGTTCCGCGAAGACGCGGGCGTAGGCGGGATCGAGGCGGTCGGCCCGGTCGCACAGGGCGATGGCCTCCCGGAGGAGGGCGGGCGGGTGGGAACGGCCGTTCTCCACCTCGCGCCGCTGCAGGGTGCGGATGGCGAGGGCCTTCATGAGGAGGGGCTTGGGATCGCTGGGCGCGATCCGGCTGGCCTCTTCGAATTGCTCCATGGCCTTGCCCAGGAAGGCCTGCACGTCCTGGATGCGTTCGGCCCGCCACAGCCGGCCCAGCCAGACGCCGCCGATCTGGAGGTGGGCTTCGTACGCCCAGGGGGTCTGGCGGAGCGCGGATTCGCAGGCGGCGATGGCGTCGTCCTCCCGCCCCTCCAGGAGGGCGATCCGGGATTCCAGGAGAGGATTGGGGGTGCCGGGAATGCGGGCCTCCTTCAGGTAGCGGAAGGCCTTGGCCACGTCCCCGTCCCGGGCGAGGCTCGGCGGCCGCAGGGCGCCCTCCTGGTGCCGGGTCTCCAGCACCGCCTCGCCCAGGGCCTGGGCCACGAAGGGGGCCCTGAACCCCAGGCTCCAGGCCCGCTCCAGTTCCGCCAGGGCCTCCTGGGGCCGGTCCATGAGCAGGTGGGCCGATCCCGCGAGGTATTCGAAGGGACCCTGGGCGATGGCGCCTTCCCGCCCCGCCAGGCCCCGCATTTCCTCCATGCGCCCCCGGGCCCACACCAGGTGGGGCGTGCGCTCGTGGGCCGGCATCATGTGCCCCAGGCGGAGGTGGTGCTCGATGAGCTGGGCCTGCATGGCGTAGCGCTGGGCCAGGATCGTGCGCTCCCGGGCCACCCGCGCCTGGTTGAGGAAGGCCGCGGCCCCGGCCAGCAGCACCAGCGGTCCCAGCAGGGATAGGGCCGCGAGGGCCCGGTTCCGGGCGGCAAAGCGAAACAGCCGGTAGGCGAGGGTGGGGCGGCGGGCCCGGATGGGCTCTCCGGCCAGGAAGCGGTCCAGATCGTCCGCCAGCTCCCCGGCGCTGGCGTAGCGCCGGTGGGGCTCCACCTCCATGGCGTGGAGGATGATGGTCTCCAGGTCCGCGGGCAGGGCGGGGACCAGCGCGCGCGGCCGGGGCGGGGCCGCCGCGAGGTCCTCGAGGGCGGGAGGGCCGCCCCCGGGCGGGTCCTGGGAAAGCAGCCTGGGTTCGGAATCCAGGGGACCGGGGAAGGGCAGGGCGAGGAAGGGCGGCCGGTCCGTGGCCAGGGCGTACAGCACGGCCCCGAGGCTGTACACATCCCCCGGGGCGTCCAGGAGGCCGTTGCCGAGGACCTGCTCGGGCGCCATGTAGGCCAGGGTCCCCTCCACGGGGCCGCCCTGGCCGCCGCGTTCCTTGCCCCCGGTCCGGGCCAGGCCGAAGTCCGTCACGTAGGCGCGCAGGCCTTCGCCGTCCCGGTCATCCACCAGGATGTTCTCGGGCTTCAGGTCCCGGTGGATGAGGCCGGCGCGGTGAGCCGCCTGGACGCCCCGCGCCGCCCCGGAAAGCAGTCCCACGCGGACGTTCAAGGGCAGGGCGTCCTTCGCCCGCATCAGGTCCTGGCCGTTGATGTAGGCCATGACGATGCAGGCCCGCCCATCGAGGATCCCCACTTCGTGCACGGGCACGACGTTGGGGTGCTGGATGGCCGCCTGGCAACGCGCCTCCACCATGATCTGGAATTCCTGGTCGGGGTGATCCAGGCGGGGGAATTTCAAGGCGACTTGACGGCCGAGCTGATGATCCAGGGCGAGGTGGATCTCCCCCATCCCGCCCCGCCCCAGGAGGCCGAGGCGCTCGAAGCGGCTCGGCGGAAAGGTTACCGCGAGTGGGACTGCCGGATGGGAAGTCGTATCTACCAAGGTGGGGCCCAGGGGTGGTCCCTTCCAATCTACATCACTTTGCCCCGGCCCTCAGCCCTCCAGGCCCGGATTCAGGGCCAGGAGGGCGCGGTCCAGGCCCCGTCGCAACTCCCGGGCGTGGGCCAGGAGGAAGGTGTCGCGGCTGGCGGTGAGGCCCCGCAGGCTCCCGATGAGCCGGGCCGCGGCGGCCTCCACCCGGGCGTCGT is a genomic window containing:
- a CDS encoding TonB-dependent receptor; this encodes MSTFHRHLATLALTGLALAPGAFAAAPAEASPVEVQFKLRSALGIAHSQDHLTRKTLGCGLEVGFNTSAGRFSAELGYQYKPGDQYREDVSTFPVAPGANPADPKASVDSRKTQLDGLTLRLAYGRELRGAWAWQAGVQIGGSRFRQEYLADVADANWSTWEDTYHGTLTHSTVSVSPYLGLVFRVNEGSSVELNLLGLRYTSANYVHVGGTVPGWGEGHTGSDSVALKSRMIPHVEIAYAIRF
- a CDS encoding TonB-dependent receptor, which encodes MRRHCSFAQLTSVALVLATGSFAWSQQATGQLTGEVRDQAGAPVPRARIILSSPALFSPRTLQVSPKGEWRAVGLPPGTYRIQALADGFVGSEARDVRLGLGASVSQNLQLKAVAAATATVEVIEGQQELDKNDTKTYVNFSADKLEAVSVDRGFAGAANLTPGVNLGANGYFAVRGGTTMDTAFRINGTDIQDDYQGSVVGKYYIEDNIEDVQVMLSPLNARFGRNTGGAVNAVTKSGSNTFAGSLRATVSKASWNASNPFTSANHTQEGPTNREYQFTVSGPIIRDRLWFSLGTIATPASTESASWSAVTPTPVLQRTLNANIDGVLAAGPSALGSASGYAPQMFPGIHFYNQQTKESYYDGKLTGQIFDNHTLEVSYVRRTLDISNRGAWWSDVPILRRANATTQKDKNSALNVNYRGILSSSTFLEAGFNQKLWSMTPPQGDPAYGNQGALYVYGDAPTGFKQYNFLGAPFTYGTAPREERNNKHVWANLNAFLDAGTSKHELDLGFEYYNTSHVEGTQFGADNVIARVGGTYQQAGTENYLFPTLIWTGTNRFGQSPNGRIGIAPTLRTYTGKDGTSKNDSYSAYLNDNWTINAHWQVMGGIRVDAQRVYDIDGARLASATEISPRFQVRFDLGGDNKRLVTLTAARFGGDFTTAFTSAFVKSARSAYTGFGWSGIGNQALPGTSGDLVNGAQAYGVRFVDFAQIMNPANYTGNNGATAFEAWDSSKVYKLADNLKPSHMDEITLGYRRNFDNGDFARVTAVYRQWKQIWAFSTDYAADTMVAIEDPSGRLATQYTPRIDVFNSSDLYRRYTDLEFEFKQTLSRVWSLTGSYTYGRLVGNAEDGQSSSSSFRDTSTTAYYSQRRALTAMGVPESQFAPSGRLMNDQSNRGRLVLLATYPVGKGTVTASWVLQYDAGTTWSATNQAPLAGLMPTPAHTVAAPTIYTKYWDGRGAYTNNDYYSCNFKLGWSFPLGAGLPVVFGSVSVQNLFNHILQTGYDSGSIWYYSNGTNALYVDNANFGQANPAVSNFWNDGRSYIGTLGLRF
- a CDS encoding C39 family peptidase, which translates into the protein MVFFRRLAAPALALAPLILSLHCGGGAKDPAAPAPGRKQLACAERIQEHSEWCWAASSASILTCLGTPVQPCEVVNQVRNITYACGNPTFAWADTTANGPIEALYGPAPSVSTLMGHYGHPGTGRASALTFAQAQAEIDAGRPFFVNWAWSSGGGHILAGMGWDTSAGEEELILMDPWPNEGIKVVSYAWAVSGADPGGGGGTHTWKWTLTVNP
- a CDS encoding aminotransferase-like domain-containing protein — translated: MRNKRIDLNLDAASGQPITLQIVDGLKAAIRDGRLQPGDGFPSTRTLAGSLGVSRNTVLDAYAELTAEGFMQGRGGSGSYVADPLPPDHRGAAPRGERLGFSLPEAPRVERLPDTVFTCLTGQVDPRMLPTLALARAYRKAMESRASARPRQRDAVSEAHLRTCILELLGQTLGLAGAPGNLLLAGGFEAALQMAASAILAPGDVVAVEDLGSSRHWGILRQAGARLEPIPVDGGGLCVEALQEASARLPIRAVLLSPRCQYPTTVPLAPARRRALLAWAEKQGAALLECDAESGIQYGAAAPMPLAGEDRGGNVVYLGSFTKAFFPGLPLAFILGPKPLIDHLEASPWHRELGADPVFEGAMTGLYLEGEFGRHLSRLRTTLLARRNALDAALKAHLGNAVSHVLPEVGMAIWVQVRDGLDVGRWAERAVKHGVAFSAGTRYQFEGKPVQALRLGFASHREAELEEIVRRMAAAR
- a CDS encoding serine/threonine-protein kinase, with the protein product MVDTTSHPAVPLAVTFPPSRFERLGLLGRGGMGEIHLALDHQLGRQVALKFPRLDHPDQEFQIMVEARCQAAIQHPNVVPVHEVGILDGRACIVMAYINGQDLMRAKDALPLNVRVGLLSGAARGVQAAHRAGLIHRDLKPENILVDDRDGEGLRAYVTDFGLARTGGKERGGQGGPVEGTLAYMAPEQVLGNGLLDAPGDVYSLGAVLYALATDRPPFLALPFPGPLDSEPRLLSQDPPGGGPPALEDLAAAPPRPRALVPALPADLETIILHAMEVEPHRRYASAGELADDLDRFLAGEPIRARRPTLAYRLFRFAARNRALAALSLLGPLVLLAGAAAFLNQARVARERTILAQRYAMQAQLIEHHLRLGHMMPAHERTPHLVWARGRMEEMRGLAGREGAIAQGPFEYLAGSAHLLMDRPQEALAELERAWSLGFRAPFVAQALGEAVLETRHQEGALRPPSLARDGDVAKAFRYLKEARIPGTPNPLLESRIALLEGREDDAIAACESALRQTPWAYEAHLQIGGVWLGRLWRAERIQDVQAFLGKAMEQFEEASRIAPSDPKPLLMKALAIRTLQRREVENGRSHPPALLREAIALCDRADRLDPAYARVFAERSLLRCVLISHRDPAEASRNQEGEIARMLADAHHAFDLDPGQGITQAALGWALNTQSEHAFRRRSPGLPDLVSQATGALRDLVQRHPLNPYLNRAYAYSLWNTVDLQQEAGIDPRPASREMLAHMRASLDLQTLRQQAQGDRAPEMGELGERLTYHAELERLWGDPAAARAALREGLALLEGLNEKAGLLRSLPFVRSWNLLAQAQLDADAGGDPGPALDRAAAYVAGIPGNELESAYNRIPRFLPCHRALLEAQQAFRRGRDPRPALRACRRAALGEAMGRANAGYPLYALVLAAVQEVRYALPRGLDASAAARQGTWAAHRLQALELRRWPVDARTGLAEFGLAHFRLVPPGPHRPSIDALKALGSRRSVMAGALFPDPAWERWLDPASRGAA